The Syntrophorhabdaceae bacterium genome has a window encoding:
- a CDS encoding response regulator transcription factor, translated as MAKIMIVDDNEPIRSLLMALLDILFPDCEVLQASNGEESIALARATEPDVIFMDISMPGMDGIEATKHIKSFLPSARVVMLTGFDDIKLRRDAESAGASYYLLKQLIHKELKPLLKRLLKNEDLAI; from the coding sequence ATGGCAAAAATTATGATCGTCGATGACAATGAACCAATACGGTCGTTACTCATGGCATTATTAGACATACTGTTCCCTGATTGTGAGGTGCTGCAGGCGTCAAACGGTGAAGAGAGTATCGCTCTCGCACGGGCAACTGAGCCGGATGTAATCTTTATGGATATCAGCATGCCCGGGATGGACGGTATTGAGGCAACAAAACATATTAAGAGTTTTTTGCCATCTGCCAGGGTTGTCATGCTGACCGGGTTTGACGATATAAAACTGCGCAGAGATGCGGAATCGGCAGGGGCCTCGTACTATCTTTTAAAGCAGTTAATCCATAAAGAACTAAAGCCCTTATTGAAAAGATTACTTAAAAATGAGGACTTAGCAATATGA